A single region of the Epinephelus moara isolate mb chromosome 12, YSFRI_EMoa_1.0, whole genome shotgun sequence genome encodes:
- the extl3 gene encoding exostosin-like 3 has protein sequence MQRNGGGVGAGGQPWVLRRVRLTWLSFMLFFILVFFPLIAHYYLTTIDEAGGPDKRIFGPRPGGELCEAKHVQDLCRIRESVSEELLQLEAKRQELNGEIARLNLRIEACKRSIDSAKQDLLQLKNVISQTEHSYKELMAQNQPKLSLPVRLLPDKEDPGLPPPKSARSCRLRSCFDYARCPLTSGFPVYVYDTSSYSWADYIDPLVKQAFAASVKSNIYITDNPSIACLYLVLVGELQESSSLPPSPAELEKQLKALPYWRSDGHNHVLVHLSRKSMTQNFLYNVSTGRAAVAQSTFLEQQYREGFDLVVSPLVHALSEPNFLEVPPQVPVKRKYLFTFQGERVESLRSSLQEAPPQSFEEEMEGDPPADYDDRIIGTLKAVQDSHLDQVLVEFTCKNPRPSLPTEWALCGEREDRLEVLKASTFGLVIAPGDGQLVASAGCGMRLFEALEVGTIPVVLGDHSRLPYHQFIRWSEAAIIVPKPRVTELHFLLRSLSDNDMLAMRRQGRFLWETYFSTSENVLNTLLASIRTSIQVPAAPIKEEPAHEIPHKAGKLAGTDANLADNGDLDLGPVETEPPYASPRFLRNFTYTAADTYRAWNRAPGPFHLFPHTPLDPVLPSEAKFLGSGTGFRPIGGGTGGSGKEFQAALGGNVPREQFTVVMLTYEREEVLMNSLERLNGLPYLNKVVVVWNSPKPPSDDLLWPDIGLPIVVVRTEKNSLNNRFLPWDAVETEAILSIDDDAHLRHDEIMFGFRVWREARDRIVGFPGRYHAWDVNHQSWLYNSNYSCELSMVLTGAAFFHKYYAYLYSYVMPQAIRDMVDEYINCEDIAMNFLVSHITRKPPIKVTSRWTFRCPGCPQALSHDDSHFHERHKCINFFVKVYGYMPLLYTQFRVDSVLFKTRLPHDKTKCFKFI, from the exons ATGCAGCGTAACGGTGGTGGGGTGGGTGCCGGTGGCCAGCCATGGGTGTTGCGGCGTGTGCGTCTCACCTGGCTCAGTTTCATGCTCTTCTTCATCCTGGTCTTCTTCCCACTCATTGCCCACTACTACCTCACTACCATCGATGAAGCTGGGGGTCCTGATAAGCGCATCTTTGGGCCGCGGCCCGGCGGCGAACTATGTGAGGCCAAGCATGTGCAGGATCTGTGTCGTATCCGTGAGTCGGTCAGCgaggagctgctgcagctggaggcCAAGAGGCAGGAGCTCAACGGGGAAATTGCCCGACTCAACCTGCGCATCGAGGCCTGCAAGCGCAGCATTGACAGCGCCAAGCAGGATCTGCTGCAGCTCAAGAATGTTATCAGCCAGACAGAGCATTCCTATAAAGAACTAATGGCCCAGAATCAGCCCAAACTATCACTGCCGGTCAGGCTGCTGCCAGACAAGGAGGACCCAGGACTGCCACCACCCAAGTCTGCGCGCTCCTGCCGCCTACGCTCCTGCTTCGACTATGCGCGTTGCCCTCTTACGTCTGGGTTTCCTGTTTATGTGTACGACACAAGCTCCTATTCATGGGCGGACTATATTGACCCACTGGTGAAGCAGGCTTTTGCAGCGTCAGTTAAGAGCAACATTTATATAACTGATAACCCCAGCATTGCCTGTCTGTATTTGGTGCTGGTAGGGGAGTTACAGGagtcctcctcccttcctccatcCCCTGCAGAGCTGGAGAAGCAACTAAAAGCTCTCCCATACTGGAGATCTGATGGACATAATCATGTACTGGTGCATCTTTCTAGAAAATCCATGACACAGAACTTCCTGTATAATGTGAGCACAGGACGGGCAGCAGTCGCTCAGTCCACCTTCCTGGAGCAGCAGTACCGTGAGGGCTTTGACTTGGTCGTGTCCCCACTGGTTCATGCCCTCTCAGAACCAAACTTTTTGGAGGTGCCCCCTCAAGTTCCTGTAAAGAGGAAATACCTCTTCACCTTCCAGGGGGAGAGGGTGGAGTCACTGAGGAGCAGCTTACAGGAGGCACCCCCTCAGTCTTTCGAGGAGGAAATGGAAGGAGACCCACCAGCAGACTACGATGATCGCATCATCGGTACCTTAAAGGCGGTGCAGGACAGCCACTTGGATCAGGTGCTGGTGGAGTTCACCTGCAAGAACCCACGGCCAAGTCTGCCGACTGAGTGGGCTCTTTGTGGAGAAAGGGAGGACAGGCTGGAGGTGCTCAAGGCTTCAACTTTTGGCTTGGTGATTGCTCCAGGGGATGGACAGCTGGTGGCCTCGGCAGGCTGTGGGATGAGGCTCTTTGAGGCCCTAGAGGTAGGGACCATCCCAGTCGTGCTGGGGGACCACTCCAGACTACCATATCACCAGTTTATTCGTTGGAGTGAAGCTGCCATTATAGTCCCCAAGCCTCGTGTCACAGAACTACATTTCCTGCTACGCAGCCTATCAGACAATGATATGCTAGCAATGAGGCGGCAGGGCCGCTTCCTGTGGGAGACCTACTTTTCCACCTCAGAGAATGTTCTTAACACCCTTCTGGCCAGCATCAGAACCAGCATCCAGGTCCCTGCTGCACCTATCAAAGAAGAGCCTGCCCACGAGATTCCCCACAAAGCAGGGAAACTGGCAGGAACTGATGCCAACCTGGCTGACAATGGCGATCTTGATTTAGGTCCTGTCGAGACAGAGCCCCCCTACGCCTCGCCGCGCTTTCTGCGCAACTTCACttacacagctgcagacacCTACAGAGCATGGAACCGGGCCCCGGGGCCTTTCCATCTCTTCCCTCACACTCCTCTGGACCCTGTGCTGCCCTCTGAAGCTAAATTCCTTGGTTCAGGTACTGGTTTCAGGCCTATCGGTGGAGGTACGGGAGGCTCGGGGAAGGAGTTTCAGGCAGCTCTAGGAGGGAACGTGCCCCGAGAACAGTTCACCGTGGTCATGCTGACTTATGAGAGGGAGGAGGTGCTGATGAACTCTCTGGAGAGGCTAAATGGACTGCCGTACCTCAACAAAGTAGTGGTGGTGTGGAACTCACCCAAGCCTCCTTCGGATGACCTGCTGTGGCCAGACATTGGCCTGCCGATTGTG GTTGTCCGCACAGAAAAGAACAGCCTCAACAACCGCTTCCTTCCCTGGGATGCCGTGGAAACCGAGGCCATACTGTCGATTGATGATGACGCTCACCTCCGGCACGATGAGATCATGTTCGGGTTCAG AGTGTGGCGCGAGGCCAGAGATCGCATCGTGGGTTTCCCCGGGAGGTATCACGCGTGGGACGTCAACCATCAGTCCTGGCTCTACAACTCCAACTACTCCTGTGAGCTCTCCATGGTCCTGACAGGAGCAGCTTTCTTCCACAAG TACTACGCCTACCTGTACTCCTACGTGATGCCCCAAGCCATCAGGGACATGGTGGACGAGTACATAAACTGCGAGGACATCGCCATGAACTTCCTGGTCTCACACATCACTCGCAAACCACCCATCAAG GTAACATCACGTTGGACTTTCCGCTGTCCCGGCTGCCCTCAGGCCCTTTCACATGACGACTCGCATTTCCACGAACGCCACAAGTGCATCAACTTCTTCGTCAAGGTGTACGGCTACATGCCGCTGCTGTACACGCAGTTCCGCGTGGACTCTGTGCTGTTTAAGACTCGATTGCCCCATGACAAGACCAAGTGTTTCAAGTTTATCTAG